From Rhodothermales bacterium, the proteins below share one genomic window:
- a CDS encoding response regulator yields MATPIENPSNAPALDDPRSHMSHLAQVVTRLPHFIFWKDRNSVYWGCNQLFAEIAGLSSPEEIIGKTDHDLPWAGEVADSYRKDDRRVIESGKPEYEIIEPLRRADGSLAWLVTNKIPLTDAAGNVIGILGTFEDITQHKDQADELQRFRTKLKQVISELEETNARLLKADLTKSQFLANMSHEIRTPMNGVIGMTSLLMDTPLTDEQHDYVEIIRTSGESLLTIINEILDFSKIEAGKLVLEQQEFDVNTCVSEALDLVSAAASAKGIELLYYIDPSVPPVVVSDITRLRQILVNLLSNAVKFTERGEILVSVTARLRENDRYRFEFEVKDTGIGIPADRVGVLFEAFSQVDASTTRKYGGTGLGLAISYQLSNLLGGDIRVESEPGRGSTFRLSIVAPASGEPAGNDMACLTGKRVLIVDDNATNRRILVELTRSRGMHPVAVTSGVEALAQINAGSGFDVALLDFHMPEMSGLALAQTLAHHAWASTLPLVMLSSIGERQADTDDLIPHWLTKPVKPDQLFRVLSSIFGETPRAGAKTVARLESDAPGRLSALRILLAEDNVINQKVATRMLERLDCRVDVVANGLEVLNALEQLRYDVILMDMMMPEMDGLEATRQIRSRPHAHQPYIIALTANAMEDDRKKCLAAGMDAYLSKPIRADQLEAALVHFSEIRLDQFAGSAVDASPT; encoded by the coding sequence ATGGCAACACCGATAGAAAACCCTTCGAACGCGCCGGCTCTGGACGATCCGCGCAGCCACATGAGCCACCTCGCGCAGGTGGTCACCCGCCTCCCGCACTTCATTTTCTGGAAAGATCGCAACTCCGTCTACTGGGGCTGCAACCAGCTGTTTGCGGAGATCGCCGGATTATCGTCGCCGGAAGAAATTATTGGAAAAACCGACCACGACCTTCCCTGGGCCGGTGAAGTGGCCGACTCTTACCGCAAGGACGACCGGCGAGTGATCGAAAGCGGAAAGCCGGAATACGAAATCATCGAACCCCTCCGCCGGGCGGATGGGAGCCTGGCCTGGCTCGTCACCAACAAAATCCCCCTCACGGACGCCGCAGGCAACGTCATCGGCATCCTGGGCACCTTCGAGGACATCACCCAGCACAAGGATCAGGCGGACGAGCTGCAGCGATTCCGGACGAAGCTGAAGCAGGTGATCAGCGAGCTGGAAGAAACCAATGCGCGACTCCTGAAGGCGGACCTCACGAAGAGCCAGTTCCTGGCCAACATGAGCCACGAGATCCGCACGCCGATGAACGGCGTCATCGGCATGACCTCGTTGCTGATGGATACGCCGCTCACGGATGAACAGCATGACTATGTAGAGATCATCCGTACGAGCGGTGAGTCGCTGCTGACGATCATCAACGAGATCCTCGACTTTTCGAAGATCGAAGCCGGCAAGCTCGTGCTGGAGCAGCAGGAATTCGACGTCAACACCTGTGTCTCGGAGGCCCTCGACCTCGTCTCGGCGGCGGCATCCGCCAAGGGGATCGAACTCCTCTACTATATCGATCCCTCCGTGCCGCCCGTGGTGGTGAGCGACATCACGCGGCTTCGCCAGATCCTGGTCAACCTGCTTTCCAACGCCGTCAAGTTTACGGAGCGCGGCGAGATCCTCGTCAGCGTGACCGCGCGCCTGCGCGAAAACGACAGGTATCGCTTCGAGTTTGAGGTCAAGGATACCGGCATCGGCATCCCGGCTGACCGCGTTGGCGTCCTGTTCGAGGCGTTCAGCCAGGTGGACGCGTCGACTACGCGCAAGTACGGAGGCACCGGCCTCGGCCTGGCCATCAGTTATCAGCTATCGAACCTGCTCGGCGGCGACATCCGGGTCGAAAGCGAACCCGGCCGAGGCTCGACGTTCCGGCTGAGCATCGTCGCTCCGGCTTCCGGCGAACCGGCCGGCAACGACATGGCCTGCCTCACGGGCAAACGGGTGCTGATCGTCGACGACAACGCGACCAACAGGCGGATCCTGGTCGAGCTGACGCGTTCGCGTGGCATGCATCCGGTGGCGGTGACGTCCGGTGTCGAAGCGCTCGCCCAGATCAACGCCGGCTCGGGCTTCGACGTAGCCCTGCTCGATTTTCATATGCCCGAGATGAGCGGGCTGGCGCTGGCGCAAACCCTGGCCCATCACGCCTGGGCCAGCACACTCCCCCTCGTCATGCTCAGTTCGATCGGGGAACGCCAGGCCGATACGGACGACCTCATCCCGCACTGGCTGACCAAACCGGTCAAGCCGGATCAGCTTTTCCGCGTGCTCTCGTCGATTTTTGGCGAGACGCCCCGCGCCGGCGCGAAAACGGTGGCTCGGCTGGAGTCGGACGCACCAGGCCGGCTGTCGGCCCTGCGCATCCTGCTCGCGGAGGACAACGTCATCAACCAGAAGGTCGCCACGCGCATGCTGGAACGGCTGGACTGCCGGGTCGACGTGGTCGCCAATGGCCTGGAGGTGCTCAATGCGCTCGAACAGCTCCGCTACGACGTGATTCTGATGGATATGATGATGCCCGAAATGGACGGGCTGGAAGCGACGCGGCAGATTCGGAGCCGGCCGCATGCCCATCAACCGTACATCATCGCGCTGACGGCCAACGCGATGGAAGACGATCGGAAGAAGTGCCTGGCCGCCGGCATGGATGCCTACCTCTCCAAACCCATCCGTGCCGACCAGCTGGAAGCGGCGCTCGTACATTTTAGCGAAATCCGGCTGGATCAGTTCGCCGGCTCGGCCGTGGACGCGTCCCCAACCTGA
- a CDS encoding DUF5916 domain-containing protein: MTYPASLIYVFGLALCCAGPALAVSPQTQDPARSLRAHPAGDAVIEVDGFLDEPVWAEAEVVTDFLQFEPVDGAASGQRTEVRVVYGSSSLYVGATLFDDNPAAIEAALGRRDEYNRADWFLVAIDSYFDKKTAYTFGVNAAGVQMDAIQTSNRRSGLGNAANPGGDLSWDAIWLATPRIGPDGWTVEMRIPYSMLRFPERPQQTWGIQFTRVIPRLGEQSEWPYIPRGERTNLVARFGELTDLNGVHPRRNIQITPYTLSRLQRNEDPASPGDRVGERSLDVGGDLKVGLGPNVTFDATINPDFGQVESDPSVLNLTAFEIVFQERRPFFLEGMQIYDFDVGPAQMPYTRRIGAQAPIIGAAKLSGRTESGLSFGLLGATTGDDFDPSQQYGVARVTQQLGDFSRIGAIVTGFGGPGSADDSRLHSYFSGIDYDFRFRENMYSVEGFIGTTRRRQTEFDVFAENGFGGKMLWRKRRGRFTGFGGAEGFDEHFVITDIGLLRQNNYVAFPLRLAYDLNGGQPFGPFLRATLGDFGMQQVSLSNGLDLGQRHNFSLQGLLKGFRQFNVSALFENVFGGYDIYETRGQLPWVKPFVLGFEAEVATDQRRAWQVEPSVMLSRVDNGGRLYGFGLGGMATLGSRVSLSGTVDGVWEDDVVAWAANEAFRDTDTGWLIGGESGNPDLASTDFVRFDDRGQLDAAFAGRAPLAADRYYASVFGRRDTRSMDLTLRSTVTFTPKLSVQVYSQLFLARGRYDTFELLRDRDTLVPFDAYPKRNEFAFSTLTSNVVLRWEYRPGSTLFVVWTHGRRTDDVLNPLAPWFDSPYDRSIGGQIDDTFGIIPTNVFLVKLSYAFLN; the protein is encoded by the coding sequence ATGACCTACCCCGCCTCTCTAATCTACGTTTTCGGCCTCGCGCTCTGCTGCGCCGGCCCGGCGCTTGCCGTTTCACCGCAGACCCAGGATCCCGCGCGTTCGCTACGCGCCCACCCCGCCGGCGATGCCGTCATCGAAGTCGACGGCTTCCTCGACGAGCCGGTATGGGCCGAAGCGGAGGTCGTGACCGACTTTCTCCAGTTCGAACCCGTCGACGGCGCGGCGTCGGGGCAGCGGACGGAGGTGCGGGTCGTGTACGGATCGAGCAGCCTGTACGTCGGCGCGACCCTGTTCGACGACAATCCCGCCGCCATCGAGGCGGCGCTCGGCCGGCGCGACGAGTACAACCGGGCCGACTGGTTCCTCGTGGCGATCGACTCGTATTTCGACAAAAAGACGGCCTACACGTTCGGCGTCAACGCCGCCGGCGTGCAGATGGACGCCATCCAGACGAGCAACCGGCGTTCGGGCCTCGGGAACGCCGCCAACCCGGGCGGCGACCTGTCGTGGGACGCCATCTGGCTGGCCACGCCGCGCATCGGTCCGGACGGCTGGACGGTCGAGATGCGCATCCCCTACAGCATGCTCCGTTTCCCGGAGCGTCCGCAGCAGACGTGGGGCATCCAGTTCACCCGCGTCATCCCGCGCCTCGGCGAGCAGTCCGAGTGGCCCTACATCCCCCGCGGCGAGCGCACCAACCTCGTCGCCCGGTTCGGGGAGCTGACCGACCTCAACGGCGTCCATCCCCGGCGCAACATCCAGATCACCCCGTACACCCTGAGCCGGCTCCAGCGCAACGAAGATCCGGCGTCGCCGGGGGATCGCGTCGGCGAGCGCTCGCTCGATGTCGGCGGCGACCTCAAGGTCGGTCTCGGCCCCAACGTGACGTTCGACGCCACGATCAATCCCGACTTCGGGCAGGTCGAGTCCGATCCCTCCGTCCTCAACCTCACCGCCTTCGAGATCGTCTTCCAGGAGCGCCGGCCCTTCTTCCTCGAAGGGATGCAGATTTACGACTTCGACGTGGGCCCCGCGCAGATGCCCTATACCCGGCGCATCGGCGCGCAGGCCCCCATCATCGGGGCGGCGAAGCTCTCCGGGCGGACCGAGAGCGGCCTCTCGTTCGGGCTGCTCGGCGCGACCACCGGCGACGACTTCGACCCGTCGCAGCAATACGGCGTCGCCCGCGTCACCCAGCAGCTGGGCGACTTCTCGCGCATTGGTGCGATCGTGACCGGCTTCGGCGGGCCCGGCAGCGCAGACGACAGCCGGCTCCACAGCTACTTCAGCGGCATCGACTACGACTTCCGCTTCCGCGAAAACATGTACAGCGTGGAAGGCTTTATCGGGACGACGCGTCGCCGGCAGACCGAATTCGATGTGTTCGCCGAAAACGGCTTCGGCGGCAAGATGCTCTGGCGGAAACGCCGCGGCCGGTTCACCGGCTTCGGTGGGGCCGAGGGATTCGACGAACACTTCGTGATCACGGACATCGGGCTGCTCCGGCAAAACAACTACGTGGCCTTTCCGCTGCGTCTGGCCTACGACCTCAACGGAGGCCAGCCGTTCGGCCCGTTCCTCCGCGCGACGCTCGGAGACTTCGGGATGCAGCAGGTCTCGCTCAGCAACGGCCTCGATCTGGGGCAGCGCCATAATTTCTCGCTGCAGGGGTTGCTCAAGGGCTTCCGGCAGTTCAACGTGTCGGCGCTGTTCGAGAACGTGTTCGGCGGCTACGATATCTACGAAACACGCGGCCAGCTGCCGTGGGTCAAACCCTTCGTGCTCGGATTCGAGGCGGAGGTGGCCACCGACCAGCGGCGCGCGTGGCAGGTAGAGCCCTCGGTGATGCTGTCGCGCGTCGACAACGGAGGCCGGCTCTACGGTTTCGGTCTCGGCGGCATGGCCACGCTGGGCTCGCGCGTGTCGCTCTCGGGCACGGTCGACGGGGTCTGGGAGGACGATGTGGTGGCCTGGGCGGCCAACGAGGCGTTTCGCGACACGGACACCGGCTGGCTGATCGGCGGCGAGTCCGGCAATCCGGATCTGGCGTCGACCGACTTCGTCCGTTTCGACGACCGGGGCCAGCTCGATGCCGCCTTCGCCGGCCGGGCGCCCCTGGCGGCCGATCGGTACTACGCCTCCGTCTTCGGCCGGCGGGATACCCGCTCGATGGACCTCACCCTGCGCAGCACCGTCACCTTTACACCGAAGCTGTCCGTTCAGGTTTACAGTCAGCTTTTTCTGGCGCGCGGGCGGTACGACACGTTCGAACTGTTGCGCGACCGCGACACCCTCGTGCCGTTCGATGCCTACCCGAAGCGGAACGAGTTCGCGTTCAGCACGCTGACCTCGAACGTCGTGCTCCGCTGGGAATACCGGCCGGGCTCGACGCTGTTTGTCGTCTGGACCCACGGCCGGCGCACCGACGACGTCCTCAACCCGCTCGCGCCGTGGTTCGATTCGCCGTACGACCGCTCGATAGGCGGGCAAATCGATGATACATTCGGTATTATTCCAACGAACGTGTTTTTGGTTAAATTGAGCTACGCGTTCCTGAATTGA
- a CDS encoding DinB family protein, with translation MYTLDLIRDFHTHMQWADAEVWNAVSACDAAADDAAIRGLLFHIHFTQDAFCSVWEKREVVFREASAFASLPPLYAWCRPIHQRIVAVVDELDEDDLLTPNPLPWVKYFARSRGKEAEMTTLGDTLAQLAMHSLYHRGQVNKRLRELGGEPPLVDYIAWIWMGRPAPAWGATST, from the coding sequence ATGTACACCCTCGACCTGATCCGCGACTTCCACACCCACATGCAATGGGCCGACGCCGAAGTATGGAACGCCGTGTCGGCCTGCGACGCCGCGGCGGATGACGCGGCGATCCGTGGGCTGCTCTTTCATATTCACTTCACCCAGGACGCGTTTTGCAGCGTGTGGGAGAAGCGCGAGGTCGTATTTCGGGAGGCGAGCGCGTTTGCTTCGTTGCCCCCGCTATACGCCTGGTGCCGCCCGATCCATCAGCGGATCGTGGCGGTGGTCGACGAACTGGATGAAGACGACCTGCTGACGCCGAATCCCCTGCCGTGGGTCAAGTATTTCGCCCGCAGCCGGGGCAAGGAGGCGGAGATGACGACGCTGGGCGACACGCTGGCGCAGCTTGCGATGCACAGCCTGTATCATCGCGGCCAGGTGAACAAGCGGCTCCGGGAGCTGGGCGGCGAGCCGCCGCTGGTGGACTACATCGCGTGGATCTGGATGGGCCGGCCGGCGCCGGCGTGGGGAGCCACATCGACCTGA
- a CDS encoding RagB/SusD family nutrient uptake outer membrane protein — MKIRTYILSVALGSLALIGGCDSLNLDPRSELSSSAVWSDAALTEAYLNQIYSATGYGYGNPLPGAGIVDETIYTHSSDTDANLASTLTPENRGQWNRTNNPNNSFEHLSWQNVYSSIRDLNVFIENVDAGTVLPDAEKTAFLGEAYFLRAFFYHNLLKMYGGVPIIETVFELGGDLEQYQVARNTFAETVDFIVADLDRAATRLSLAGRRTGAASQGAALALKSRVLLFAASDLYNQNPSGSELTGYTSGDQMQRWQAAKDAAQAVMDLGIYSLESAPTPDAYHDIILRGGGSELIWARYFSGTGTDTHNHGLWVSPNGYNSWSGDTPLQNHVDAYEMADGSEFSWDDPALAANPYANRDPRFEANILHNGKTWRPRTGGATSVDPVGVIQTGWYEVSGQSNLRPGLDTREGPIQNWNGTRSGYNMAKFLDRNLVPDAQQHFNPWIHIRYAEILLNFAEASEELGQSGDALTALNEVRSRVGMPDVPAGGSGDGRTVLDRIRQERQIELAFEGHRYFDVRRWMTAPEVYTGTNNGIRITGRLDPNGEVLVTEKYRYEYQVVPLQNKSWDDRNYFVPIDRAEIDRNPALIQNPGYN; from the coding sequence ATGAAAATCAGAACCTATATCCTCAGCGTAGCGCTCGGCAGCCTCGCGTTGATCGGGGGCTGCGACAGCCTGAACCTCGACCCGCGAAGCGAACTGAGCAGCAGCGCCGTATGGAGCGACGCCGCCCTTACGGAAGCGTACCTCAACCAGATCTACAGCGCCACGGGATACGGCTACGGAAACCCGCTTCCGGGCGCCGGCATCGTGGACGAGACGATCTACACGCACAGCAGCGACACGGACGCGAACCTGGCCTCGACGCTGACGCCGGAAAACCGCGGACAGTGGAACCGGACCAACAACCCGAACAACTCGTTCGAGCACCTGTCGTGGCAAAACGTGTATTCCTCGATTCGTGATCTCAACGTGTTCATCGAAAACGTCGATGCGGGCACGGTCCTACCCGACGCCGAGAAAACCGCGTTTCTGGGGGAAGCGTATTTCCTCCGCGCGTTCTTCTACCACAACCTGCTGAAGATGTACGGCGGCGTCCCGATCATCGAAACGGTGTTTGAACTGGGCGGGGATCTGGAGCAGTACCAGGTTGCGCGCAACACGTTTGCCGAGACCGTCGATTTCATCGTCGCCGACCTCGACCGTGCCGCGACGCGCCTCTCGCTCGCGGGCCGGCGGACCGGCGCCGCCTCCCAGGGCGCCGCGCTCGCGCTGAAATCCCGCGTGCTGCTGTTTGCCGCCAGCGACCTCTACAACCAGAACCCGTCAGGCTCCGAACTGACCGGCTACACCAGCGGCGACCAGATGCAGCGCTGGCAGGCCGCGAAAGACGCCGCCCAGGCCGTCATGGATCTCGGCATCTATAGCCTGGAATCGGCGCCTACCCCGGATGCCTACCACGACATCATCTTGCGGGGCGGCGGCTCGGAACTCATCTGGGCCCGGTACTTCAGCGGCACGGGGACCGACACCCACAACCACGGCCTGTGGGTCAGCCCGAACGGCTACAACTCCTGGTCCGGCGATACCCCGCTCCAGAACCATGTCGACGCCTATGAAATGGCGGACGGCTCCGAGTTCAGCTGGGACGACCCGGCGCTGGCGGCCAATCCCTATGCGAACCGGGACCCCCGCTTCGAAGCCAACATCCTGCACAACGGGAAGACGTGGCGCCCCCGCACGGGCGGTGCCACCAGCGTCGACCCGGTCGGCGTGATCCAGACCGGCTGGTATGAGGTATCCGGCCAGTCCAACCTGCGTCCGGGTCTCGACACCCGCGAAGGTCCCATCCAGAACTGGAACGGCACACGCTCCGGATACAACATGGCCAAGTTCCTCGACCGGAACCTCGTTCCGGACGCGCAGCAGCACTTCAATCCGTGGATTCATATCCGCTATGCGGAGATCCTGCTGAACTTCGCGGAAGCGTCGGAAGAACTCGGCCAGAGCGGCGACGCCTTGACGGCGCTGAACGAGGTCCGTTCGCGCGTCGGCATGCCGGATGTGCCTGCCGGCGGGAGCGGCGACGGACGCACTGTCCTGGACCGGATCCGGCAGGAACGTCAGATCGAGCTGGCGTTCGAAGGCCACCGCTATTTCGACGTCCGCCGCTGGATGACCGCGCCCGAAGTGTACACCGGGACCAACAACGGCATCCGTATCACCGGCCGGCTGGACCCTAACGGGGAGGTGCTCGTAACGGAGAAATACCGGTATGAATACCAGGTCGTGCCGCTCCAGAACAAAAGCTGGGACGACCGCAACTACTTCGTGCCGATCGACCGCGCCGAGATCGATCGAAATCCGGCTCTCATCCAGAATCCGGGTTATAACTGA